In the genome of Candidatus Bathyarchaeum sp., the window AACTCTTCACCATTTCTTTTTTGCTTCAGAAGTTGAACCTGAAAACACTCCAATAGTTCGGTCACAGCTGAAAAAAATAACAGATATCTACAAAGAAATTGAGAGCGACCTTGAAGAAAAAGGTTCTAGCACATGATTAAGGGTTAAATGTTCAGAGAACATACTTGTGTGTTGGGGGAAAGTGTTCAAATGAGCGTTTATGCAAACAAAAGTTTGGAATGCACTGAATCGTACGTTAAGAACTTGTGTAATTTAATCATACAGAAAAGCCCCAGATGCTGCATATGCAAAAACAAGCAAGTTAGCGTTTGGATTATTGACGAAACTCGTTTATTCAGTGGTCTTGTTGTCTATGTCAGGTTGTTTTGTAGTGAACATGAAAAACGCTGGAAAGACGCCGAACAATTAGATTACAAACAGTTGAATGGAGTTATGCTTGTAAGGTTACCTTACGAAATACCTGTTGGGTTATGGACTAATGTTTCATGGAATGATTTTTCGACTTTGCTAACTAACTATTTTGGGGATAAGAAATCTGTTGAAGAGAAGCTTATCCCAGAAATTGTGACTCCATGTGAAGAGTTCCTAAAAAAGAACCCAAAATTTGTTTTAAAAGGGACTATAGACGATTACCTGAAAATCTAAAAGCTATTGGTCGGCGTTTGCTGGCTGTTTGACAAACTATTTAATCGATGAAGTTAACACATCTCAAACATAATGGCAAAAAGTAGGGAAGACAGGGAACGAACCAAAGTTTTCGTTTCTGTTATTATTCCGGTGTTCAATGAGGAAGCAACGGTAGGGGATGTAGTTAGCCGAACAAATAAAACACTGGAAAAAATGGGCAAACCTTATGAAGTAATTGTTGTGGATGACGGTTCAGACGACAAATCAGCAGAAATCTCCAAACAACAAAATGCCATCGTAATAAAAGGATGCCACACTGGAAAAGGGTTTGCTCTTAGGTGTGGATTTTTGCGGGCGAAAGGCGAATACATAGTTACTTTGGATGCCGATGGCTCCCATAAGCCTGAAGAGCTGCCATTGATTTTACGTTACTTAACAGAAGACGAAGCTGATTTTGTTGTTGGTTCAAGATTTGCAAATTCTGAACACAACAAAACCAAGATTCCAAAAATAAACAGGGCAGGAAACAAGTTGTTCAATACCATTACCCAGTACCTTACGGGCGTTCACATAACCGATTCTCAGTCGGGTTTCAGGGCAATTCGGACTTCGTTGATAAAAACTATGAAATTAACGTCTTATGGTTACGAAGTTGAATCAGAAATGCTTGTTAAGGCATTACGCAAACGAGCACGAGTAGTAGAAACCCCCATAAGTTTTATTCAGCGAACAGTCGGACGCTCAAAACTGGACCCAATAAAGGATGGCACAAGAATTCTTTATGCCATAGTTGCATCTTATTTATCATAACAGTTAGGTTAATACAATAACCACATCACACCATAGAACAAAAAGGGTGACCACTTGAAAAACCAAGTAACCAACAAAGATTTGCAGCTGGGCGTCAGCATAATCGTAACCACTTTTAACAGTGCCCAAACTCTTGACGCGTGTCTACACTCAATTATCGAGTTGGATTACCCCAAAGAACTGCTTGAAGTAATCGTTGTTGATGGCGGCTCAACCGATACAACAACAGAGATTGCCCAAAAACATCCAATTAAACTTGTTTGCAGTGACCTTAATCCTGCAGCAGCGTATAACCTTGTTTTGGATGACGCAAAACATGAAGTAATTGGCTTGATTGACTCAGACGCTAAAGTTGAAAAACAGTGGTTGCAAAAGCTTGTTAACCGTTTAGAGGACCCAAAAATTGCTGGAGCAAGCGGAACAGTAGAAACATGGAACAACGACAAACTAGTTCCCCGGGTTATTGGTTATGAACTAAATTATCGGTATCGAAGGCTGCCAAAATCTGTGGAAAGAGTAGCAACCATGAACCTGTTGCTGAAAAAAGAGATTGTAAAAAAAATTGGGGGATTTGACGAAGAGCTTCCAACCCAGTATGACACAGACATTGGTGCCCGATTGGCCAAAGAGGGATATATAATAGCCTTTGATTCTGAAGCAATTTGTTACCATTTTCATCGACCAACATTAACGGCTTTTTTTAAACAGCAATACAAGTATGGTCAAAACACTTGGAAACTTTACTTCAAGCACCCTAAACTTGCAAAAGGCGATAAAATAACTGATGGCTGGATGAATGCACAACCCATACTATACGGAATTGCGGGAATCTTACTCATAATCAGCACAATTTCAGGGTTTCATTGGATTCCATCTTTTGCTTTTTTGACAATAGTAGTTGTAACCTTGCTACAGTATGTTGTTTCTGCAGTAAGAATTTCTTTGATTTACAAGGACTGGTCAGCCATGTGTTTGGTTGTTATCTATTTTGTTCGTGCCCTTGGTTGGACATTAGGAGCAGTAACATCTTTAATTCGAACCATAGTAACAGGAGCAGAGGATAAAACTTGAATGTGTGTTTTGTAACTCCCGAATATTTCCCAATTTCTGGCGGAACTGGAGCTTATGTTTTCTATCTTTCCCACTTTTTGCAACAGATGGGACATAACGTTCATGTGGTTGCTCGAGACAAACAAGATTCAGAAGGGACTGTTAACGGAATTAAGGTTCATTACATAACTGGCGTGGGAAATGCTTTAACCCGTTACTGGAAGTTTGCTCGTTCTGCCTCCAAAAAAATCAAGGAACTAAACGATGAAATCGGGTTTGACATAATACACGCGAACCTTCCTTTGGTTCCAAGTTTTGCAATTCCTAAGGATGGAGCTAAAGCGGTTGTTTGTGCGGTTCATTCTACTTGGAAAGGAGAAGCCATAGTAACCAAAAACGACAACCCAAAAGAGCTAAACCCCAACGAAAAATCCATGCTCAGGTTTAATCCTGTTCTGAGGTCCTACGAAAAAAAGTTGATGAATCGCTCCGACGCCCTGATTGCAGTGAGCAAATACACGGTTAACGAATTAACAGACCTTTACGGAATCAGCACAGACAAAATTCACGTAATCTACAACGGAGTAGACATCAAAAAATTCAAACCTCGACGAAACAAAACACAACTACGAGAACAATTCGGTTTAGAATCAAACAAAAAAATTGTGTTGTTTGTTGGCCGGTTGTATCACCGCAAAGGCTTAGAACCGTTGCTGAGGTCAATTTATCAGGTTGTTAAAAAATTCAACAACGTTACTTTTGCCATATCTGGAACAGGCTTCAAAGAAAAAGAAGAAAGCCTCAAAAACCTAGCCAAAGAACTAAACATCGAAAACGTTGTAAAATTTTTAGGTTACGTTCCCGACGAAAAACTGCCTGAACTTTATTCTGCTTCAGACATTTTTGTTTTGCCTGCAATTTACGAAAACTTTCCATTTGCCATATTAGAGGCCCAATCTACTGCTTTGCCGGTTATTTCCACTAATGTTGGGGGAATTCCCGAGTTCTTGAAAGATGACAAAAACGGCTTTGTGATTGAGCCCGGAGACGAAGCTATGTTGACCCAAAAATTGTTGACGTTGTTGCAAAATCCTGACCTTGCGAAAAAGATGGGAAGCAATGGACGAAAAATGATTGAAGAGCAGCTTTCGTGGGATATTATTACAAATCAAGTTGTTGATTTATATCATAAGCTGTTAAGCACTGCTTAAGAAGTAAGCTTAGTCTCCTTCAGAAACCTGTTTGATGCATCCGGGGTCGGACATCAAATAATCGTCGTGATAAGCGTAGGCGCGTGCTCGGCATCCACCGCAAACGTATTTATATTCGCATTTGCTGCATCGGCCTTTCAGGTTTTCCCGGTTCCGCAGGTCTTTTAGCACTTTTGAGTTCAACCAGATGTCTTCCATCTTTTGAGTTTTTAAATCACCCACAACTAAAGGCATAAACACGCACGGTTGAACTTCCCCTTCAGGAGAAATTGCACAGTAAAATCTTCCTGCGCCACATCCCCCTATGAAGTCTGCAAGGGCTTTGGCTCGTTTGCTTATTTTTGTTGCTTCCATGTGAGCCAAGGGCATGATCAAGTCTCCTTCTGTTGGAGATTGACACTGTAACGCCACTCGGGCAAGCTGAGGCGTAGTACTAAGTATAGCCATTCTAAGACCTTCAGACAATTTTTGATTGAAAAGCCGCAATAGTTGTTCCCGTTCTTGAGGTGAAGGGTCGGCTGCGAGGATTTCTTTGCCCCGACCTACGGGTATGAAATTGAATAAAGTGAATCTGTCGATTCCCATGTTTTCAGCCATATCAATTACTGCGGGGATTTCTGTTAGATTATTTTTTGTTCCGGTTATTGCTATGCAGGTGCAGATGTTTTTGTTCATGCAGTTTTTTAAGCCCTGCATTGTTTGTTCAAAGGCTCCTGTTTTTCCGCGAAACTGGTCATGGGTTTTGGCGTTTGCTCCATCAACGCTTACCTCTACGTAGTGCAGTCCGATTTCTTTGAGTTTTTTAACGTTTTCTTCAGTAAGTAAGGTTCCGTTTGTGGCTAGTGAAACATACAATCCAGAATCAACAGCGTGTTTGGCAACATCAAAGAAATCTTTACGCATCAAAGGTTCCCCACCTGAAAAGGCCAAAGAGGTTACTCCAAATTCTGCGAGTTGATCTATCAGTTTTAGGGAGTCCTCTGTTGACAGCTCATTTTTTGCGCAACTGCCAGAACTTGAGTAGCAGTGTTTACATTTTAGGTTGCATTTGTATGTAAAGTTCCAGACCACAAGCAAAGGCGCATGAATTTGTATGGGACGACAAAATCCGAACTCAGAAAATCCTGCCACAATACTTAGTATAGCGCGCCGCACGTATGAGTCAGAAAACAGTTTGGAAAGGCGACTTGTTTGTACGCCTAGAGCTTTTTGTATGAACTTTATCCAGAACTGTATAACTTGAACATAAACTCTGCAGGATGAACAGTTTGGGGTTGGTATTCCTGCGCTGTTGTCTAGGGCTGTTTCCAAAGGACTTTTGTTGCATTTGTGACATTTGATTAAAGTTTTTTTTAGCATCCACTTTACTGGAGGAGTCGTTATGACAGAATTCCAAAGTTGTTGATTGATTAGCAGGTCCATTGAATTTCGATCCAAATGGTTTAGTTACTAGTTAGGATAAGCAGCAAAAATAAACTTACCTAGAAAAACTTAGTTTTGTAGGTCTAACATCTAAAAGATTATTTGTGTGAACTTTAGCAATAAGATGTGTGCGGTGAAGAAAACTTCAGAAAAAATAGGTTTCAACGTTGCATTTCTATTTGAAGACTAACATGACGTACAGAAGTGTGTATAATCTTGTTGTTTGTTTCCAGAAAATTACAAGTCAGTATCCACTATGGAACATCAGTTTTGTTGGGAATAACTTCCCATACCATAAAGGTAGGTCAAGTTTTTCCCAACAGGGGCAAAAAGCAGTTGATAAAACCATGGGACTAGCCACTCAGCGTTAGCAATGAAAACGCGGTGATAGTAGATAGTTTTTGATTTTTTCCCCAAAAAATCATTTTTCCATTCCTTCAGTTTATGTGTAGCCCAAATTGTTTAAAAATTTTACTACACAGTTGAAGATACAACAACCTTTCTTTAAAAACCAGAGAAAAACAAAAAACTTAAAAAACAATGTTATTTTTTGGCTAGCCAAAGACTAGTTTCTGGTCTGCAAAAACGCGCACACAAATGGAAGAGAGGATTTAAAAAATATCCCCTTCTGAGGTGGTAATCGTGCCGTTTATGATATTCATAAGCTTCATCTTGAAACACTTGTTCTATTTTGTTATGGTTTAGCTGGTGTTTTTTTGCATACCAATAATCAGACAAATGATAATCAAGGGGAGGAAGATTCAGACCCACTAACCGGAAATACAAGCTGTTAAAGGTTGGACTCAAATGCAAGTAAACAAACTTAAACAAATTCGTTACTGTTTTTGGTTCGGGTTCCCAATAAAAAGGAGAAATCTCATGGTCGATGTACATCACTCCTCCTTTTTTCAAAAAATGAGAAAGACTGCGAACAGCCCCAACATAATCAGGTAAATGGTGTAAAACAGAATAACAAGTTATCAAATCAAAGGTATCTTCACCAAAAACCAAATCTTCTACAGCAAAATTCATTACAACTAGTTGTTTTGATTTAATATAACCGGAGTACTTTTTTTCTAAGATACTACACATTTCCCCAGAAAGGTCAACAGCTGTTACATGATAACCCATACTCAACAGCTTACCAGTTACATTACCAGTTCCAGCCCCAAAATCAAGAGCCATTTTAACACCATCAGAAGGTGTTGAAATTAAATTATCTGCATTTTTCAAAGCAGAAATCAACCTTTTTTGTTCAGGTTCATTATAAATTTCGGGATGTATTAGCTCGTAATAGTTTGCCTCATATTTATGGAGGACAATGTTTGCTTTTCGAATTTTTTCTTTAAGATTTTCATCCAAAGCCAAACTTTTGCGAACCTCCAAAACAAGCAAACAACATTGACATCAATTAACATCAGTAGATGCTAATTAATTTTCAAACAAAAAGAAAGAAAAACACCCAGATAACAAAAGTCCATGAAAAAGCAACTAAATCTTAATCAGCGAAACTTGGCTTTAATTGCTCGAAGAAGATGGGCAAGGGCGGTTTTGGTTGCAGAATAACCGTAGGTTCCACCTCGTGAAAACATTCGAAGAATGTAAGTTGGTCGAATGTAAAATTTGTGAAAAGCTTTTTCCCGAATTTCGCGAACCTCTTGCATCGTTAGGTCAGGCAACTCAAAAATTGGAGTTGCGGTATCGTACTTATTAAAGTCGGTCACTCGCAACCAACCATTTTTTATCACCTGTTCAGCCATGGGAGTTCCAGGATAAGGAGTTGCGATATAGAAACCTACGTCATCAGGATTGAGTTCTTGAATAAATTTGATGGTTTCCATGGCAGTTTCTTTGGTTTCACCTGGAAAACCAAAAACCACACTAGCAATAG includes:
- a CDS encoding glycosyltransferase family 4 protein codes for the protein MCFVTPEYFPISGGTGAYVFYLSHFLQQMGHNVHVVARDKQDSEGTVNGIKVHYITGVGNALTRYWKFARSASKKIKELNDEIGFDIIHANLPLVPSFAIPKDGAKAVVCAVHSTWKGEAIVTKNDNPKELNPNEKSMLRFNPVLRSYEKKLMNRSDALIAVSKYTVNELTDLYGISTDKIHVIYNGVDIKKFKPRRNKTQLREQFGLESNKKIVLFVGRLYHRKGLEPLLRSIYQVVKKFNNVTFAISGTGFKEKEESLKNLAKELNIENVVKFLGYVPDEKLPELYSASDIFVLPAIYENFPFAILEAQSTALPVISTNVGGIPEFLKDDKNGFVIEPGDEAMLTQKLLTLLQNPDLAKKMGSNGRKMIEEQLSWDIITNQVVDLYHKLLSTA
- a CDS encoding class I SAM-dependent methyltransferase, producing MEVRKSLALDENLKEKIRKANIVLHKYEANYYELIHPEIYNEPEQKRLISALKNADNLISTPSDGVKMALDFGAGTGNVTGKLLSMGYHVTAVDLSGEMCSILEKKYSGYIKSKQLVVMNFAVEDLVFGEDTFDLITCYSVLHHLPDYVGAVRSLSHFLKKGGVMYIDHEISPFYWEPEPKTVTNLFKFVYLHLSPTFNSLYFRLVGLNLPPLDYHLSDYWYAKKHQLNHNKIEQVFQDEAYEYHKRHDYHLRRGYFLNPLFHLCARFCRPETSLWLAKK
- a CDS encoding glycosyltransferase, translating into MKNQVTNKDLQLGVSIIVTTFNSAQTLDACLHSIIELDYPKELLEVIVVDGGSTDTTTEIAQKHPIKLVCSDLNPAAAYNLVLDDAKHEVIGLIDSDAKVEKQWLQKLVNRLEDPKIAGASGTVETWNNDKLVPRVIGYELNYRYRRLPKSVERVATMNLLLKKEIVKKIGGFDEELPTQYDTDIGARLAKEGYIIAFDSEAICYHFHRPTLTAFFKQQYKYGQNTWKLYFKHPKLAKGDKITDGWMNAQPILYGIAGILLIISTISGFHWIPSFAFLTIVVVTLLQYVVSAVRISLIYKDWSAMCLVVIYFVRALGWTLGAVTSLIRTIVTGAEDKT
- a CDS encoding radical SAM protein, producing MDLLINQQLWNSVITTPPVKWMLKKTLIKCHKCNKSPLETALDNSAGIPTPNCSSCRVYVQVIQFWIKFIQKALGVQTSRLSKLFSDSYVRRAILSIVAGFSEFGFCRPIQIHAPLLVVWNFTYKCNLKCKHCYSSSGSCAKNELSTEDSLKLIDQLAEFGVTSLAFSGGEPLMRKDFFDVAKHAVDSGLYVSLATNGTLLTEENVKKLKEIGLHYVEVSVDGANAKTHDQFRGKTGAFEQTMQGLKNCMNKNICTCIAITGTKNNLTEIPAVIDMAENMGIDRFTLFNFIPVGRGKEILAADPSPQEREQLLRLFNQKLSEGLRMAILSTTPQLARVALQCQSPTEGDLIMPLAHMEATKISKRAKALADFIGGCGAGRFYCAISPEGEVQPCVFMPLVVGDLKTQKMEDIWLNSKVLKDLRNRENLKGRCSKCEYKYVCGGCRARAYAYHDDYLMSDPGCIKQVSEGD
- a CDS encoding glycosyltransferase family 2 protein — translated: MAKSREDRERTKVFVSVIIPVFNEEATVGDVVSRTNKTLEKMGKPYEVIVVDDGSDDKSAEISKQQNAIVIKGCHTGKGFALRCGFLRAKGEYIVTLDADGSHKPEELPLILRYLTEDEADFVVGSRFANSEHNKTKIPKINRAGNKLFNTITQYLTGVHITDSQSGFRAIRTSLIKTMKLTSYGYEVESEMLVKALRKRARVVETPISFIQRTVGRSKLDPIKDGTRILYAIVASYLS